In a genomic window of Phaenicophaeus curvirostris isolate KB17595 chromosome Z, BPBGC_Pcur_1.0, whole genome shotgun sequence:
- the LOC138733049 gene encoding tubulin polymerization-promoting protein family member 2-like isoform X1, with protein sequence MSRSCRWPSAPSLPMFFLHSSIMEAVEAAFRKFAVYGDTAASGNDMMGKNFSKMCRECGVMDGKTMTSTDIYIVFNKVKTNSARTITFAEFQQAMKELCGKRFKGKSPEEALQAVYGLIEGKEPGSAGTTKATKVGGVERLTDTSKYTGSHKERFDESGKGKGLAGCQDLTDNSGYVGGYKGAGTYDKKH encoded by the exons ATGTCCAGAAGCTGCAGATGgccctcagctccttccctgccaATGTTTTTTCTCCACAGCAGCATTATGGAAGCAGTAGAAGCAGCTTTCCGTAAGTTTGCAGTATATGGTGACACGGCTGCCAGTGGCAACGACATGATGGGGAAAAACTTCTCCAAGATGTGCAGAGAGTGTGGGGTGATGGATGGGAAAACCATGACCAGCACCGATATTTACATTGTGTTCAACAAAGTCAA GACCAACAGTGCCCGGACCATCACCTTTGCTGAGTTCCAGCAGGCCATGAAGGAGCTTTGTGGCAAGCGCTTCAAGGGCAAATCACCGGAGGAAGCGCTGCAGGCTGTGTATGGCCTCATTGAGGGGAAGGAGCCTGGCAGCGCAGGCACCACA AAAGCTACCAAGGTTGGTGGGGTTGAGAGGCTGACGGACACTAGCAAATACACTGGCAGCCACAAAGAGCGCTTTGATGAAAGCGGCAAAGGGAAGGGTCTTGCTGGTTGCCAGGATCTGACGGACAACAGTGGCTATGTTGGAGGCTACAAGGGAGCTGGCACATATGACAAAAAGCACTAG
- the LOC138733049 gene encoding tubulin polymerization-promoting protein family member 2-like isoform X2: protein MEAVEAAFRKFAVYGDTAASGNDMMGKNFSKMCRECGVMDGKTMTSTDIYIVFNKVKTNSARTITFAEFQQAMKELCGKRFKGKSPEEALQAVYGLIEGKEPGSAGTTKATKVGGVERLTDTSKYTGSHKERFDESGKGKGLAGCQDLTDNSGYVGGYKGAGTYDKKH from the exons ATGGAAGCAGTAGAAGCAGCTTTCCGTAAGTTTGCAGTATATGGTGACACGGCTGCCAGTGGCAACGACATGATGGGGAAAAACTTCTCCAAGATGTGCAGAGAGTGTGGGGTGATGGATGGGAAAACCATGACCAGCACCGATATTTACATTGTGTTCAACAAAGTCAA GACCAACAGTGCCCGGACCATCACCTTTGCTGAGTTCCAGCAGGCCATGAAGGAGCTTTGTGGCAAGCGCTTCAAGGGCAAATCACCGGAGGAAGCGCTGCAGGCTGTGTATGGCCTCATTGAGGGGAAGGAGCCTGGCAGCGCAGGCACCACA AAAGCTACCAAGGTTGGTGGGGTTGAGAGGCTGACGGACACTAGCAAATACACTGGCAGCCACAAAGAGCGCTTTGATGAAAGCGGCAAAGGGAAGGGTCTTGCTGGTTGCCAGGATCTGACGGACAACAGTGGCTATGTTGGAGGCTACAAGGGAGCTGGCACATATGACAAAAAGCACTAG